Proteins co-encoded in one Acidithiobacillus caldus ATCC 51756 genomic window:
- a CDS encoding ArdC family protein, producing the protein MAKRDLRLEVADELIKRIEAGTAPWQKPWNAGEVTLPINAVTGNPYTGVNRQNLMMFSPDPTDPRWCTYNQAKKQGWQVREGSRGISIEVWKEYEHKRTEEELENIRSGRAEGGLNPDEPIAETEKRLGVRYYTVFHASQIDGIPPLERPAPQQQIGGEPDPRIEELAKAMGVSVGRGGDRAFYSSTRDHIQMPNVADFQSATGHDTTFLHELSHATGHESRLHREMGGGFGSQKYAIEELRAEMAAAMTAASLGIGFDPQSQNIEEGREMGNTAAYLASWLGALPEKERKQIMVQTIKDAQGISDYLIERTPELKVEMEAPTLDSAMLQVYEQMDQMHSVVDDPGFNKAMESLFSAIKQKDVSDAVDLLISALDEMEASESLFDGDKDIRAAIESGHEAIRLHNEKTQNLENTQRLPQGVDEVRLVLTHRQDLQPQHEEYMDDTKREVTLHVPAQRAQGKLLNFSQSAYQIDTKEYGPVWVETGFRLASEDKDPLIQFAFEAMKNGTEVVVSVSNDGLVTTLEDANVRGKAFSTVHDVPARPIALMDSVAYLNSPKQEGAKIQGMLVEVYDVNQVEVLTKDGAHVYVSAGGPANRDLGPMKELRGKEVLVSADEQGMLTVQSAQELNRITTISGDILFESKQHVIAEDRMGNITLTRLKDGVPAAEVYLQGDDANHLRDELEKLGNGPSARQKEVFDHGLTEYHSVMTPVNALDPELVGFLKDYQQVRQGNRGVVSTKAAGLGDDWPGGLPSGLGGDRVATAEEFVRRFAARNPEVAGAMLESGVREVYN; encoded by the coding sequence ATGGCCAAGCGGGATCTTCGGTTAGAGGTTGCAGACGAACTCATCAAGCGCATCGAGGCTGGGACGGCTCCGTGGCAGAAGCCATGGAACGCCGGAGAAGTAACTCTCCCCATCAATGCGGTCACCGGCAACCCCTACACGGGGGTGAACCGCCAAAACCTCATGATGTTTTCGCCGGACCCCACGGATCCGCGCTGGTGCACCTATAACCAGGCCAAAAAGCAGGGTTGGCAGGTCCGCGAGGGCTCCCGAGGTATCTCCATCGAAGTCTGGAAAGAGTACGAGCACAAGCGTACCGAGGAAGAACTGGAGAACATCCGCTCGGGCCGCGCCGAGGGTGGCCTGAATCCCGATGAGCCCATAGCGGAAACCGAGAAGCGCCTGGGTGTGCGCTACTACACCGTTTTCCATGCCTCCCAGATCGACGGGATCCCTCCACTGGAGCGGCCCGCCCCGCAGCAACAGATAGGAGGTGAACCGGATCCCCGCATCGAGGAATTGGCCAAGGCCATGGGTGTGTCCGTTGGCCGCGGCGGTGACCGCGCGTTCTATTCTTCAACCCGGGATCACATCCAGATGCCGAACGTTGCCGATTTTCAGTCGGCGACCGGCCACGACACGACCTTCCTGCACGAACTGTCCCACGCCACCGGTCACGAGAGCCGACTTCATCGCGAGATGGGTGGTGGATTCGGAAGCCAGAAGTACGCCATCGAGGAATTGCGTGCCGAAATGGCGGCGGCCATGACGGCGGCGTCGCTCGGTATTGGTTTTGACCCGCAGTCGCAGAACATCGAGGAAGGCCGGGAGATGGGCAACACGGCGGCGTACCTGGCCAGTTGGCTCGGTGCCCTGCCTGAGAAAGAGCGCAAGCAGATCATGGTGCAGACCATCAAGGACGCCCAGGGGATCAGCGACTACCTGATCGAGCGGACTCCGGAATTGAAGGTCGAGATGGAGGCTCCGACCTTGGACAGTGCCATGCTCCAGGTCTACGAGCAGATGGACCAGATGCACAGCGTGGTTGATGATCCCGGGTTCAATAAGGCCATGGAGTCCTTGTTCTCCGCAATAAAACAGAAAGATGTTTCCGATGCCGTAGATTTACTCATTTCTGCCTTGGATGAAATGGAGGCATCCGAGAGCCTTTTTGATGGGGACAAGGACATTCGTGCGGCCATCGAGTCTGGTCACGAGGCCATTCGTTTGCACAACGAAAAAACACAGAATCTGGAAAACACACAACGTCTTCCACAGGGTGTTGACGAAGTTCGCCTGGTACTCACGCACCGACAGGATCTGCAGCCACAGCACGAAGAATACATGGACGATACCAAGCGGGAAGTAACGCTCCATGTTCCCGCGCAAAGAGCGCAGGGCAAGCTGTTGAACTTCTCCCAATCGGCCTACCAGATCGATACCAAGGAATATGGTCCGGTGTGGGTGGAAACGGGCTTTCGCCTGGCCAGCGAGGACAAGGACCCGCTGATCCAGTTTGCGTTCGAAGCCATGAAGAACGGCACCGAGGTGGTGGTTTCGGTGAGCAACGATGGCTTGGTCACGACGCTCGAAGATGCCAATGTGCGCGGCAAAGCGTTTTCCACGGTCCACGACGTGCCCGCCCGGCCTATTGCCCTCATGGACTCCGTTGCCTACCTCAATTCGCCCAAGCAGGAAGGGGCAAAAATCCAGGGGATGCTGGTTGAAGTCTATGACGTAAATCAGGTTGAAGTGCTGACCAAGGATGGTGCGCACGTGTACGTCAGTGCCGGCGGCCCGGCCAACCGCGACCTTGGACCCATGAAAGAACTTCGTGGCAAGGAAGTTTTGGTATCGGCAGATGAGCAAGGCATGTTGACCGTGCAATCGGCGCAAGAGCTAAACCGAATCACGACGATAAGTGGTGACATCCTGTTCGAATCCAAGCAGCACGTCATTGCCGAAGACCGCATGGGGAATATCACCCTGACCAGACTGAAAGATGGTGTTCCGGCTGCGGAAGTGTATCTCCAAGGGGATGACGCCAACCATCTGCGCGATGAACTGGAGAAGCTTGGGAATGGCCCCAGTGCCCGCCAGAAAGAGGTCTTCGACCATGGGCTCACCGAATACCACAGCGTGATGACTCCGGTGAATGCCTTGGATCCGGAGCTGGTTGGTTTTCTGAAAGATTATCAGCAGGTCCGGCAAGGCAACCGCGGTGTTGTTTCGACCAAAGCGGCTGGTCTTGGGGATGACTGGCCTGGTGGCTTACCTTCTGGCCTTGGTGGAGATCGTGTGGCCACGGCAGAGGAGTTCGTCCGTCGCTTTGCGGCGAGGAACCCTGAGGTTGCCGGAGCTATGCTCGAATCTGGTGTACGGGAGGTCTACAACTAG
- a CDS encoding DNA N-6-adenine-methyltransferase: protein MTTLSAPELAQATITDISVGQRFRQDLGDIGALAQSIQKFGLLQPIGVDERYRLIFGQRRLAACRLLGWETIPIKILRIDSLIEGEFEENSIRKDFSVSERVAIAKAIEEQLAGRHGGDRRSKDFQNGKISGLKEVGETRDIVAERSGFGCGKTYESARNAVEQGIPDLVEILDDGLVSIHTAARIADLDEQDQVEIVEAIQAGEKPTDALRAVADPAWSDEWYTPDYILDAARAVLGDIDLDPASCAAANEAVQAKRFFAKEQDGLQQAWRGKVWLNPPYSYPQILDFCEALVQRYADGSVTEAIVLVNSGTETQWGQMLLSHGSAACFPASRLKFRRPEGKSGLPSQGQMLVYFGPHVDRFKTVFLSIGAVMYGVQRGISRLEDVA, encoded by the coding sequence ATGACTACCCTGTCTGCGCCAGAACTTGCCCAAGCAACAATTACGGACATATCCGTTGGCCAGCGCTTCCGTCAGGACCTGGGTGATATTGGGGCTCTTGCTCAGTCGATCCAGAAATTCGGGCTACTCCAACCCATCGGGGTCGATGAGCGGTATCGTCTGATCTTCGGTCAGCGCCGCCTCGCTGCATGCCGTCTTCTGGGGTGGGAGACCATACCCATCAAGATTCTCCGTATCGATAGTCTTATCGAGGGAGAGTTTGAAGAAAACTCCATTCGTAAGGATTTCAGCGTCTCTGAGCGCGTGGCGATCGCGAAGGCCATCGAGGAGCAGTTGGCCGGTCGTCACGGCGGAGACCGTCGGAGCAAGGATTTTCAAAACGGAAAAATTTCCGGCTTGAAAGAGGTTGGGGAAACTCGCGATATCGTTGCCGAACGGTCGGGCTTTGGTTGTGGCAAAACCTACGAGTCCGCCAGGAACGCCGTCGAACAAGGAATCCCTGACCTCGTGGAAATTTTGGACGACGGGTTGGTCAGCATCCACACCGCCGCTCGGATCGCGGACCTGGATGAGCAAGATCAGGTGGAAATCGTCGAGGCCATCCAGGCCGGCGAGAAGCCAACCGATGCCTTGCGTGCCGTCGCAGACCCCGCGTGGAGCGATGAGTGGTACACGCCCGATTACATCCTCGATGCGGCGCGCGCGGTCTTGGGAGACATCGACCTCGATCCCGCCTCCTGTGCAGCCGCCAACGAAGCCGTGCAGGCGAAACGATTTTTCGCCAAAGAGCAGGATGGTCTGCAGCAGGCATGGCGAGGAAAGGTCTGGCTCAATCCACCCTACAGCTACCCCCAGATTCTCGACTTCTGTGAGGCGCTGGTCCAGCGATATGCCGATGGCAGCGTCACGGAAGCCATCGTGCTGGTGAACAGCGGTACGGAAACCCAATGGGGACAGATGCTGCTCTCACACGGATCCGCGGCCTGCTTTCCCGCGTCCCGCTTAAAGTTTCGCCGGCCAGAAGGGAAAAGCGGTCTCCCGTCCCAGGGGCAAATGCTGGTCTATTTCGGGCCTCACGTAGACCGGTTCAAGACGGTTTTCCTTTCCATTGGGGCCGTGATGTACGGCGTTCAGCGGGGAATTTCACGCTTGGAGGACGTTGCGTGA
- a CDS encoding helix-turn-helix domain-containing protein gives MEPSPSQKMQSLILRALAQKGQRKAAEAIGVHESALSRFVAGDGGLKFEQICDLFSYLDIHPEYLGDGEKTTIKAENLRALRILARAAMEEGVCL, from the coding sequence ATGGAACCCTCTCCCAGCCAGAAAATGCAGTCCCTCATCCTGCGGGCACTCGCCCAGAAAGGGCAGCGCAAAGCAGCGGAGGCTATCGGCGTACACGAGTCGGCGCTATCCCGATTCGTGGCCGGGGATGGTGGCCTCAAGTTTGAGCAGATCTGCGATCTATTCAGCTATCTCGATATTCACCCCGAGTACCTTGGCGATGGTGAGAAGACCACCATCAAGGCAGAAAACCTCAGGGCGCTCAGGATATTGGCGCGAGCGGCCATGGAGGAAGGAGTCTGTCTGTGA
- the flgE gene encoding flagellar hook protein FlgE, with protein MGYNTAISGLDAAQTDLNTIGNNIANVNTVGFKESNAQFGDLYAASLAGSAGASTTPGIGVSTVDLSQNFTQGNIQTTGNPLDMAINGPGFFIVNNNGTMDYTRNGQFHVSSNGVLENNGDLPVQGFQPVPGSNGRFSTILSNLTISESAMPPQATSQAALVANLNANDVPPSVTPFSASNPNSYNDSTTFQVYDSLGNAQDITLYFVQASGTGSANQPNQWDVYYSAGNSSGTTVATGSLTTLQFSNTGQLVSGGTASFTVSGWGDGSASSTISVNLSGSTLTNSPFAVTSENVNGYAPGTYSSISVQSTGEIDANYTNGQKKAIGKVALANFANLQGLAPISGNLWSATATAGNPLVNSPGTAGLGVIQSGAVESSNVSLSSQLVDMIVAQQAYQANTSTIKTEQQDTQSLLQL; from the coding sequence ATGGGTTACAATACAGCTATTAGCGGCCTGGATGCCGCACAAACAGATCTCAATACCATCGGCAACAACATTGCCAACGTCAATACGGTAGGTTTTAAGGAGTCTAATGCGCAATTTGGGGACCTTTATGCGGCGTCGCTCGCAGGCTCCGCTGGTGCCAGTACAACACCAGGCATTGGTGTTTCGACAGTTGACCTGTCGCAGAACTTTACGCAAGGGAACATTCAAACTACCGGAAATCCCTTAGATATGGCAATAAATGGGCCGGGTTTTTTTATCGTTAACAATAATGGTACGATGGATTATACCAGAAATGGACAGTTCCATGTGTCTAGTAACGGTGTCTTGGAGAACAACGGGGATTTGCCGGTGCAGGGCTTTCAGCCAGTGCCCGGCAGCAATGGACGGTTTTCGACCATATTGAGCAATCTTACCATCAGTGAATCGGCGATGCCCCCGCAAGCTACGTCTCAGGCAGCGTTGGTTGCCAATCTAAATGCCAACGATGTTCCTCCTTCTGTCACTCCTTTTAGCGCAAGTAATCCCAATAGTTACAACGACTCCACGACGTTTCAGGTCTATGATAGCCTGGGGAACGCGCAGGATATTACGCTGTATTTTGTTCAGGCTTCCGGTACCGGTAGTGCGAATCAGCCGAACCAATGGGACGTCTATTATTCAGCCGGTAACTCTTCGGGCACTACGGTAGCAACGGGTTCGCTGACGACATTACAATTCAGTAATACCGGTCAATTAGTTTCGGGTGGTACAGCAAGTTTTACCGTCTCTGGATGGGGCGATGGATCTGCCTCAAGTACCATTTCGGTAAATCTTTCTGGGAGTACACTCACCAATTCACCGTTTGCGGTAACATCAGAAAACGTAAACGGTTATGCTCCGGGAACGTATTCCTCTATTTCCGTGCAAAGCACCGGCGAAATTGACGCCAACTATACCAACGGACAAAAGAAAGCAATCGGTAAAGTAGCGCTCGCCAATTTTGCCAATTTGCAAGGGCTGGCCCCGATCAGCGGAAATCTGTGGAGCGCCACAGCTACCGCCGGTAATCCATTGGTGAACTCGCCAGGAACGGCAGGCCTTGGAGTGATTCAGTCTGGCGCTGTGGAATCCTCGAATGTAAGTCTTTCTTCACAGTTGGTGGATATGATTGTGGCGCAGCAGGCGTACCAGGCAA
- the flgC gene encoding flagellar basal body rod protein FlgC: MSIINALSVTGAAMSAQNARLGAVVSNLANANSVTSSTGTPYKAREVVFEAVPDGTASGGIPLESVRVAGVVQSQAPSPLLYEPGNPLANKAGYVRGSNVNPIESMVDMLSASRAYQDDVTAANVLKTIAMKTLSL, encoded by the coding sequence ATGTCAATCATCAATGCGTTGTCGGTTACCGGAGCTGCGATGTCTGCGCAGAATGCACGGTTAGGTGCAGTAGTTAGTAATCTCGCAAATGCCAACAGTGTTACCTCCAGCACGGGAACGCCTTATAAGGCACGGGAAGTAGTTTTTGAAGCAGTTCCCGATGGTACGGCCAGTGGTGGGATTCCGTTGGAGAGTGTACGGGTTGCGGGAGTTGTGCAGAGTCAGGCTCCGTCGCCATTGCTATATGAGCCTGGCAATCCTCTCGCAAACAAAGCAGGGTACGTCAGAGGATCGAATGTCAATCCCATCGAAAGCATGGTGGATATGCTTTCGGCGTCGCGCGCCTACCAGGACGACGTTACGGCGGCGAACGTCTTGAAAACCATCGCAATGAAAACGCTGAGCTTATGA
- a CDS encoding sigma-54 interaction domain-containing protein, with protein sequence MSTNIHILDAVDAPIERTCLHAEKSRPKSISNVVGESPAWIAVLNEIEILSYAPSSATVLLTGETGTGKEVVSRAIHDSSDRAGKPFVAINCAAVPAELLESVLFGHEKGAFTGAYARSPGKFEQADGGTLLLDEIGEMPLSMQAKLLRVLQERKIDRVGGRDSVPVDVRIIAATHRDLQERILKKQFREDLYYRLNVYPIELPALRDRKEDIPLLVKHFTRELRKRGYPELSFTDEAMAALQACAWPGNVRELVNLVERMAVQALQREKREVAFNDLPETLKKQSSKTVLPDVLVGGDSARLPQGRTLSQHLENIEREIISTTLRAVGGNLSRAARELGMPRTTLLSRMQSLKLDKERCVHGG encoded by the coding sequence ATGTCGACCAATATCCACATATTAGATGCTGTAGATGCTCCAATTGAGCGTACATGCTTGCATGCGGAAAAGAGTCGGCCAAAGTCAATAAGTAATGTTGTAGGTGAGTCTCCTGCTTGGATCGCAGTTTTGAATGAAATTGAGATTTTATCATACGCACCATCGTCAGCGACTGTCTTGTTGACCGGTGAAACAGGGACTGGGAAGGAGGTGGTCTCGCGGGCTATTCACGATAGTTCAGATCGTGCAGGGAAGCCGTTTGTTGCTATTAACTGCGCTGCCGTCCCGGCAGAGCTTCTGGAGTCTGTGCTTTTTGGGCATGAGAAAGGTGCCTTCACCGGTGCATATGCCAGAAGTCCAGGAAAATTTGAGCAGGCTGATGGTGGGACCTTATTGCTGGATGAGATTGGCGAAATGCCTTTATCTATGCAAGCTAAGTTGTTGCGTGTTCTGCAGGAAAGGAAAATCGACCGTGTTGGTGGACGGGATTCGGTACCTGTGGATGTGCGAATTATCGCTGCGACGCATCGTGATCTGCAGGAGCGTATCCTAAAAAAACAGTTTCGTGAGGACCTGTATTATCGTTTGAATGTTTATCCGATAGAGTTACCGGCACTGCGCGACCGGAAAGAAGATATACCGCTACTAGTTAAACATTTTACCAGAGAGTTGCGTAAAAGGGGTTATCCTGAGTTGTCATTTACCGACGAAGCAATGGCAGCTTTGCAGGCTTGTGCATGGCCGGGTAATGTGCGCGAACTGGTCAATTTGGTAGAGCGTATGGCCGTCCAGGCCCTCCAGAGGGAAAAGCGAGAGGTTGCGTTCAACGACTTGCCAGAGACTTTAAAAAAACAGAGTTCGAAAACGGTGTTGCCGGATGTGCTGGTAGGGGGCGATTCTGCACGCCTGCCACAGGGAAGGACGCTTTCTCAACATTTGGAAAACATTGAACGAGAAATTATCTCGACGACCTTGCGCGCCGTTGGGGGTAATCTGAGCCGCGCTGCTCGTGAACTTGGTATGCCGAGGACCACTCTGCTTTCGCGTATGCAGAGCCTGAAGCTCGATAAAGAGAGGTGTGTTCACGGAGGATGA
- a CDS encoding DNA adenine methylase, whose translation MKGPIPYLGGKSRLADRILPLLPSPNRDHTYVEPFCGGASVLFARKPIGIEVLNDRNGDVVHLFRILRDRGDELREYLQNVPYARSIYDEWSNPRYVSRDDIERAARTFFLARATFMSATQRPEDRSVAGFAVARFRDNRARSMQNKVDEELPQIRDRLRHVVIECDDALGVIDRYDSENTILYCDPPYLPDTRKAIGHNGIGYAHEYGVEDHERLLLRLKESPGFVALSGYASELYADLLESDGWERRDFPWHCHTVRNTKGGENPELDAQRTESVWINPLLVDYRERSRGRQQSIFLEPVSSVA comes from the coding sequence GTGAAAGGCCCGATTCCCTACCTTGGGGGCAAGAGCCGGCTGGCCGACCGGATATTGCCTCTGTTGCCATCGCCAAACCGGGATCACACCTATGTCGAGCCGTTTTGTGGCGGTGCCAGTGTGCTCTTTGCCCGGAAACCCATCGGCATCGAGGTCCTGAACGACCGCAACGGGGATGTCGTGCACCTGTTCCGCATCCTGCGGGACCGGGGGGACGAACTGCGGGAATACCTGCAAAACGTCCCCTACGCCCGCTCGATCTACGACGAGTGGAGTAATCCGCGCTATGTCTCCCGGGACGATATCGAGCGGGCCGCTCGGACCTTTTTTCTGGCTCGGGCAACGTTTATGTCGGCAACCCAGCGCCCCGAGGACCGCAGCGTAGCCGGCTTTGCCGTAGCGCGATTCCGGGACAACCGTGCGCGGTCCATGCAAAACAAGGTCGATGAGGAACTCCCGCAGATCCGCGATCGGCTCCGCCACGTCGTCATCGAATGCGATGATGCGCTGGGGGTCATCGACCGCTACGACAGCGAGAACACCATCCTCTATTGCGACCCGCCGTATCTTCCGGATACCCGCAAGGCCATCGGCCACAACGGGATTGGCTATGCGCACGAATACGGTGTCGAGGATCACGAGCGATTGCTCCTGCGACTCAAGGAGAGCCCGGGCTTTGTCGCCCTGTCGGGCTACGCCAGCGAACTCTACGCCGATCTCCTGGAGTCCGATGGTTGGGAGCGCCGCGACTTCCCCTGGCATTGCCATACCGTGCGTAACACCAAAGGTGGGGAAAACCCGGAACTGGACGCGCAGCGCACGGAGTCGGTGTGGATCAATCCCCTGCTCGTGGACTACCGGGAACGCAGCCGAGGACGGCAACAGTCGATTTTTCTGGAACCGGTTTCTAGCGTTGCCTGA
- a CDS encoding IS256 family transposase yields the protein MQESTGFDGGMGELGLNIEGLLRRSARQLIQQAIEGEVQVLLEEYAAVRMVDGRRAVVRNGYLPEREILTAVGPVPVQVPKVRDRSGSGVVFRSSLVPPYVRKSRTVAAALPWLYLHGVSSGRMHEALSVLLGEEAKGLSPAVLGRLKVEWAQEHAQWQRRSLQGKRYAYWWADGVYTQLRAEDDPRMCLLVIIGVTAEGKKEVVAVTDGLRESKASWLEILRDLRDRGLQEAPLLAIGDGAMGFWAALDEIYPQTRHQSCWVHKTANILNELPKRLQGKAKAALQAIWMADTREAAEKAWQAFVRDYQAKYPRAVAKLEKDRDVLLTFFDFPAEHWRHIRSSNAIESTFATVRQRSSRTKNCVSRATFLGLSYKLIQQAERHWRGIQHPERLRELFAGVTFVDGMPANETRLDPQQDAA from the coding sequence ATGCAAGAGAGTACTGGTTTCGACGGAGGAATGGGAGAGTTGGGCCTGAACATCGAGGGCTTATTGCGGCGGTCCGCGCGCCAGCTGATCCAACAGGCCATCGAGGGCGAGGTGCAGGTGCTGCTGGAGGAGTATGCCGCGGTACGCATGGTCGATGGTCGCCGGGCCGTCGTGCGGAATGGATATCTGCCGGAGCGGGAGATCCTGACAGCGGTCGGCCCCGTGCCTGTACAGGTCCCCAAGGTGCGAGACCGCTCCGGTTCGGGCGTGGTCTTCCGTTCTTCCCTGGTACCGCCCTACGTGCGCAAGTCGCGGACCGTGGCCGCAGCGCTCCCCTGGTTGTACCTGCACGGGGTATCGTCGGGACGGATGCACGAGGCGCTGTCTGTTCTCCTGGGCGAGGAGGCCAAGGGGCTTTCTCCGGCCGTGCTGGGACGCTTGAAAGTCGAATGGGCGCAAGAGCATGCCCAATGGCAGCGCCGGTCTCTACAGGGAAAACGCTACGCCTATTGGTGGGCCGACGGGGTCTATACCCAGCTGCGGGCGGAGGACGATCCCCGGATGTGTCTCTTGGTCATTATTGGCGTGACGGCCGAGGGCAAGAAGGAGGTCGTGGCGGTCACCGACGGTTTACGGGAGTCCAAAGCCTCCTGGCTAGAGATCCTGCGGGACTTGCGCGACCGCGGGCTGCAGGAGGCGCCACTACTGGCCATAGGAGATGGGGCGATGGGTTTCTGGGCCGCCCTGGACGAGATTTACCCACAAACCCGTCATCAGAGCTGTTGGGTGCACAAGACGGCCAACATCCTCAACGAGCTACCGAAGCGCCTTCAGGGGAAAGCCAAGGCCGCCCTGCAGGCGATCTGGATGGCCGACACCCGTGAAGCTGCGGAGAAAGCCTGGCAAGCCTTCGTGCGGGACTACCAGGCCAAATATCCCAGAGCGGTCGCAAAGCTCGAGAAGGACCGGGACGTGCTGCTGACCTTCTTCGACTTCCCGGCAGAGCACTGGCGGCATATCCGCAGCAGCAACGCCATCGAATCGACCTTCGCCACCGTACGGCAACGCAGCAGCCGCACTAAAAACTGTGTCTCTCGAGCCACTTTCCTTGGCCTGAGCTACAAGCTCATCCAGCAGGCAGAGAGACACTGGCGCGGGATTCAGCATCCGGAAAGACTGCGCGAGCTCTTTGCCGGGGTGACATTTGTCGATGGGATGCCTGCCAACGAAACCCGGCTGGATCCTCAACAGGACGCCGCCTGA
- a CDS encoding flagellar hook capping FlgD N-terminal domain-containing protein has protein sequence MSITSILNSSQATPSSVPASAITGNSSSVSTSGASGQTLTEQDFLTLLITQLQNQDPANPASDTQLAEEMAAFTTANGITSADTLLQQINDGVTSLNSALGIGVSGGVASTGSATVA, from the coding sequence ATGTCTATAACGTCTATTTTAAACTCAAGTCAAGCAACGCCATCTTCGGTTCCGGCGAGCGCGATTACTGGGAATTCATCCAGCGTGAGCACCTCTGGGGCATCGGGACAAACCCTAACGGAGCAGGATTTCTTGACGCTATTAATAACCCAGTTGCAAAACCAGGATCCTGCAAATCCCGCGAGTGATACTCAACTGGCGGAGGAGATGGCTGCGTTCACTACGGCCAATGGGATAACTAGCGCGGACACTTTGCTGCAGCAGATTAATGATGGTGTAACAAGCCTGAATTCTGCGTTGGGTATTGGCGTGTCTGGTGGTGTGGCTTCCACAGGTTCTGCGACGGTTGCATGA
- a CDS encoding flagellar basal body rod protein FlgB, with product MLVLENITYLGKALALRNAQLDVLSSDLANASTPGYKATNLDFARALRSALAAPGDQLGDLSRYVRYERGNPVGLDGNSVSPQRVMMQITQTALDSEADETFGANAIQGMIDAINTSTVY from the coding sequence ATGCTCGTGCTGGAAAATATTACCTACCTAGGGAAAGCCCTGGCGCTGCGCAACGCGCAGCTGGATGTGCTCTCCAGTGACCTCGCCAACGCCTCGACGCCGGGATATAAGGCGACAAATCTGGATTTCGCTAGGGCGCTGCGAAGTGCGCTGGCTGCTCCCGGAGATCAGCTGGGGGATCTGTCCAGGTATGTTCGGTACGAGCGAGGGAACCCGGTCGGGCTGGATGGAAATTCGGTTAGTCCGCAGCGGGTGATGATGCAGATCACGCAAACTGCATTGGATAGTGAGGCCGACGAGACGTTTGGGGCAAACGCCATCCAGGGCATGATCGATGCCATCAACACGTCGACTGTCTATTGA
- a CDS encoding RusA family crossover junction endodeoxyribonuclease, whose amino-acid sequence MPSITLPYPPSTNRIWRTAGGKTYLPAKVADYKRRAAWVAKMAMRDRPPLTGPVAVRIVLHPVLPKDAEKRRQIWGDYWHLELRCIDLANAEKAAVDALQGVAFEDDKQIVRMVLERGQPVPEGAVFVEWTPFDGGIT is encoded by the coding sequence GTGCCGTCCATAACCCTCCCGTACCCGCCGTCTACCAACCGGATATGGCGCACCGCCGGCGGGAAGACCTACCTGCCCGCGAAGGTCGCGGACTACAAACGCCGCGCTGCGTGGGTTGCCAAGATGGCGATGCGCGATCGGCCCCCGCTCACGGGGCCGGTTGCCGTTCGCATCGTGCTGCACCCCGTGCTCCCGAAAGACGCCGAGAAGCGCCGGCAGATCTGGGGCGATTACTGGCACCTGGAATTGCGATGCATCGATCTGGCCAACGCCGAAAAAGCTGCAGTCGATGCCCTGCAGGGCGTGGCCTTCGAGGACGATAAGCAAATCGTGCGCATGGTGCTGGAGCGTGGTCAGCCCGTTCCGGAAGGCGCCGTTTTCGTCGAATGGACCCCATTCGATGGGGGCATCACGTGA
- a CDS encoding transcriptional regulator, whose product MKPNSALLAALRIAGSQRALARMAGVSQPAVHKWFAGKSAPGTKASIRIEVATQRAITREDLRPDIFGPISRPQDDRRGAA is encoded by the coding sequence ATGAAACCGAACTCTGCTTTGCTCGCAGCTTTGCGTATTGCTGGATCCCAAAGGGCTCTGGCGAGGATGGCTGGCGTTTCACAACCAGCGGTCCATAAGTGGTTCGCGGGTAAATCTGCTCCAGGTACAAAAGCATCTATCCGCATAGAAGTCGCTACCCAAAGAGCTATAACCAGAGAGGACCTTCGTCCCGACATCTTCGGCCCCATCTCCCGCCCCCAGGACGATCGACGGGGGGCAGCATGA